The Macellibacteroides fermentans genome has a segment encoding these proteins:
- a CDS encoding Y-family DNA polymerase produces the protein MIGLLDCNNFYASCERVFNPALNGQAVVVLSNNDGCVIARSNEAKGLGIKMGTPFYQIDDLVRTKKVAVFSTNFTLYGDMSNRVMNIIRQFTPDVEIYSIDEAFLALDGFSDLANYGKKIVGTITKWTGIPVSLGIAPTKTLAKLGNRFAKKYPAYKNVCIIDSDEKRIKALQKTEIGDVWGIGRQHRKFLESQGIKTAFDFTQKSSSWVRKYMTIVGERTWRELNGEACIGLEQVLPNKKQILTSRSFGNMVSEYIPLSESVATFASLCAGKLRRQKSCATSLMVFIHTNKFKEDLPQYYQSSIIELPVPTNFPAEIIHYALEALKKIFKEGYQYKKAGVMITNIVPDSCIQTNLFDGLNREKQRRLTKTLDLINSKYPKSVIFGAQGIDHEWKMRQNNLSPCYSTRLKDAIRIN, from the coding sequence ATGATAGGACTTCTCGACTGCAATAATTTCTATGCTTCTTGCGAGCGCGTATTCAATCCCGCTCTCAACGGACAAGCTGTGGTTGTGCTAAGCAACAACGACGGCTGTGTTATTGCCAGAAGTAACGAAGCCAAAGGACTTGGCATTAAAATGGGAACCCCTTTTTACCAGATAGACGATTTGGTAAGGACGAAAAAGGTTGCCGTTTTCTCGACCAATTTTACACTTTACGGTGATATGTCGAACCGAGTGATGAATATCATCCGCCAATTTACGCCCGATGTGGAGATTTACTCGATTGACGAAGCATTTTTAGCATTGGACGGATTTAGTGATTTAGCTAATTACGGCAAAAAAATAGTTGGAACTATCACAAAATGGACCGGCATTCCTGTTTCTTTGGGCATCGCGCCTACCAAAACATTGGCAAAATTGGGTAACCGTTTTGCTAAAAAATATCCCGCTTATAAAAATGTCTGCATTATCGATTCGGACGAAAAACGTATCAAAGCATTACAGAAAACAGAAATAGGTGATGTGTGGGGTATCGGAAGACAGCACCGGAAGTTTTTAGAATCCCAAGGCATAAAAACAGCATTTGACTTTACGCAGAAAAGCAGTTCGTGGGTACGCAAATATATGACCATTGTTGGCGAACGCACCTGGCGTGAGCTCAACGGCGAAGCCTGCATAGGCTTGGAGCAGGTACTTCCCAACAAAAAGCAGATCCTCACATCCCGAAGTTTTGGTAATATGGTTTCGGAATATATCCCATTGTCCGAGTCGGTAGCTACTTTTGCCTCGCTTTGTGCCGGAAAGCTAAGAAGGCAAAAGTCCTGTGCCACTTCACTGATGGTGTTTATCCATACCAATAAATTCAAGGAAGATTTGCCGCAATATTATCAGAGTAGCATTATCGAACTGCCCGTGCCGACAAATTTCCCAGCTGAAATAATTCATTATGCGCTTGAAGCGTTGAAAAAGATTTTCAAGGAAGGATATCAGTACAAGAAAGCGGGCGTGATGATTACCAATATCGTTCCCGACAGTTGTATCCAGACCAATCTTTTTGATGGCTTGAACAGAGAAAAACAGAGGAGATTGACAAAAACGCTTGACCTGATCAATTCCAAGTATCCAAAATCGGTTATTTTCGGTGCTCAGGGCATAGACCA